One window of Vitis riparia cultivar Riparia Gloire de Montpellier isolate 1030 chromosome 5, EGFV_Vit.rip_1.0, whole genome shotgun sequence genomic DNA carries:
- the LOC117914868 gene encoding eukaryotic translation initiation factor 3 subunit H, whose protein sequence is MANTMARSFLQVAATEEVASPLRVVQIEGLVILKIIKHCKEFSPALVTGQLLGLDVGSVLEVTNCFPFPIREEDEEIEADGANYQLEMMRCLREVNVDNNTVGWYQSTLLGSFQTVELIETFMNYQENIRRCVCIIYDPSRSNQGVLALKALKLSDSFMELYRNNNFTGEKLREKNLSWVDIFEEIPIKVSNSALISAFMTELEADTPVTQCDYDRLQLSTNPYMERNLEFLIECMDDLSMEQQKFQYYYRNLSRQQGQQQAWLQKRRAENMARKTAGEDPLPEEDPTNPIFKPIPEPSRLDSFLITNQISNYCNQINGVAGQSFSRLYLMKALHEN, encoded by the exons ATGGCCAACA CAATGGCTCGGTCGTTTCTTCAAGTGGCGGCTACGGAGGAGGTTGCTTCGCCGCTCCGAGTAGTTCAGATCGAGGGACTG GTTATATTAAAGATAATCAAACACTGCAAGGAGTTTTCACCTGCGTTGGTCACAGGCCAACTCCTTGGGTTAGATGTTGGCAGTGTTCTTGAAGTCACTAATTGTTTCCCATTCCCG ATCCGAGAAGAGGATGAGGAGATTGAAGCAGATGGCGCTAATTATCAGCTTGAAATGATGAGATGCTTGAGAGAGGTTAATGTTGATAATAACACTGTTGGATG GTACCAATCAACTTTGTTGGGTTCTTTTCAGACAGTAGAACTGATTGAGACATTTATGAATTACCAG GAGAACATAAGACGATGTGTGTGCATTATTTATGATCCCTCAAGGTCCAATCAAGGTGTCTTAGCTCTCAAGGCCTTGAAGCTTTCTGATTCTTTTATGGAACTTTATCGCAACAACAATTTTACTGGAGAGAA GTTGAGGGAGAAAAATTTGTCATGGGTCGATATCTTTGAGGAAATACCT ATCAAAGTGTCAAACTCTGCCCTTATCAGCGCCTTTATGACAGAGCTGGAAGCGGATACACCGGTGACCCAG TGTGATTATGATCGGCTACAATTGTCAACCAATCCATATATGGAGAGGAATCTAGAATTTTTGATTGAATGCATGGATGACTTGTCAATGGAACAACAGAAG TTCCAATACTACTATCGCAACCTGTCACGTCAGCAAGGACAGCAGCAGGCATGGCTTCAGAAGAGAAG GGCAGAGAACATGGCTCGTAAAACTGCAGGAGAAGACCCCTTGCCTGAGGAGGATCCTACAAACCCCATCTTTAAGCCAATCCCTGAGCCATCACGGTTGGATAGCTTTCTTATAACAAATCAAATTTCCAACTACTGCAACCAGATTAATGG GGTTGCTGGACAGAGCTTCAGCAGATTGTACTTGATGAAGGCATTGCATGAGAATTGA
- the LOC117914687 gene encoding probably inactive leucine-rich repeat receptor-like protein kinase At3g28040: MRKMKKIGLIPLLLSLMMYTALFHGCMANEDVPIQINDDVLGLIVFKSGLHDPSSRLDSWNEDDDSPCSWEFVQCNPSTGRVSEVSVDGLGLSGKIGRGLEKLQNLKVLSLSFNNFSGSISPELALITGLERLNLSHNSLSGRIPSSLSNMTSIRFLDLSHNSLAGPIPDEMFENYSSLRSLSLSMNFLEGPIPSALLRCTTLSNLNLSSNQFSGNLDFSSGIWTLNRLRTLDLSHNVFSGSVSDGVAAIHNLKELQLQGNRFSGPLPVDIGLCPHLRRLDFCHNLFTGSLPDSLQRLNSLVFFGVSNNLLAGDFPQWIGSMSSVEYVDFSGNGFTGSLPASMGNLKSLQFLSLSDNRLTGSIPGSLFYCPKLSVIRLRGNGFSGSIPEGLFDLGLDEVDLSGNELEGPIPPGSSRLFESLHSLDLSRNKLTGSIPAEIGLLSSLRYLNLSWNSLRSRMPPELGYFQNLTVLDLRNTFLFGSIPGDICDSGSLGILQLDGNSLTGPIPDEFGNCSSLYLLSMSYNELNGSIPKSFAMLKKLEILRLEFNELSGEIPRELGSLENLLAVNVSYNRLIGRLPVGGIFQSLDQSALQGNLGICSPLLKGPCKLNVSKPLVLDPYDFGKPVNGQNRRNESTTTPMRFRHHMFLSVSAIIAITAAAFILIGVVVISLLNVSARRRLAFIDTALESMCSSSSRSGSPPTGKLILFDSRASQDWIANPENLLNKAAEIGGGVFGTVYKVSLGGGARMVAIKKLVTSNIIQYPEDFDREVRILGKARHQNLISLKGYYWTPQLQLLVTDYAPNGSLQARLHERPPTTPPLSWPNRFRIILGTAKGLAHLHHSFRPPIIHYNLKPSNILLDENCNPMISDYGLARLLTKLDKHVISSRFQSALGYVAPELACQSLRVNEKCDIYGFGVMILEIVTGRRPVEYGEDNVVILNDHVRVLLEQGNVLECVDPSMSEYPEEEVLPVLKLALVCTSQIPSSRPTMAEVVQILQVIKTPIPQRMEAF, translated from the exons AtgaggaagatgaagaagatcGGGTTGATTCCGCTGCTTCTTTCCTTGATGATGTACACAGCTCTTTTTCATGGTTGCATGGCCAACGAGGACGTCCCAATTCAAATCAACGACGATGTTTTAGGCCTCATCGTCTTCAAGTCAGGCCTCCATGACCCCTCTTCACGCCTGGACTCATGGAACGAAGACGATGACTCCCCGTGTTCCTGGGAATTCGTACAGTGCAATCCTAGCACAGGCAGGGTCTCAGAGGTGTCCGTTGATGGTTTGGGGTTGTCAGGGAAGATTGGAAGAGGGCTTGAGAAGTTGCAGAACTTGAAGGTACTGTCCTTGTCGTTTAACAATTTTTCTGGTAGTATAAGTCCAGAGTTGGCCCTCATCACTGGCCTTGAAAGGCTTAATCTTAGTCACAACAGCCTTTCAGGCCGCATACCTTCTTCTCTATCAAACATGACTTCTATAAGGTTTCTCGATCTCTCCCATAATTCACTTGCAGGACCTATCCCTGATGAAATGTTTGAAAACTATTCATCGCTAAGATCCCTTTCTCTATCAATGAATTTCCTGGAAGGGCCAATTCCTAGTGCACTGCTTAGGTGCACAACTTTGAGTAACCTCAACCTCTCCAGCAACCAGTTTTCGGGTAACTTGGATTTTTCTTCTGGGATTTGGACATTGAATAGGCTCCGGACGTTGGATCTTTCACACAATGTATTTTCTGGGTCTGTGTCGGATGGGGTTGCGGCGATACATAACTTGAAAGAGCTGCAATTACAGGGAAATCGCTTCTCTGGACCCCTACCTGTTGACATTGGACTGTGCCCCCACCTGAGGAGGTTGGATTTCTGCCATAATTTATTCACGGGATCGCTTCCAGACTCGCTCCAGAGGCTGAACTCTCTGGTTTTTTTTGGTGTATCAAACAACTTGTTAGCTGGGGACTTCCCTCAGTGGATTGGTAGTATGAGCAGTGTGGAGTACGTTGATTTCTCGGGGAATGGCTTCACGGGAAGCCTCCCAGCATCAATGGGTAACCTGAAATCACTGCAGTTTCTGAGCTTATCGGATAACAGACTAACTGGAAGTATTCCAGGGTCACTGTTTTACTGTCCCAAGCTATCAGTGATCCGGTTGAGAGGTAATGGCTTCAGTGGAAGCATACCTGAGGGCCTGTTTGATCTAGGTCTGGATGAAGTAGACTTGTCGGGGAACGAGCTAGAAGGCCCGATCCCACCAGGTTCAAGCAGGCTCTTCGAATCTCTTCACTCCTTGGACCTGTCGAGGAACAAGCTCACAGGAAGCATCCCTGCAGAAATCGGCCTTCTCTCAAGCTTAAGATACCTGAATTTATCATGGAACAGTCTCCGTTCCAGGATGCCACCAGAACTGGGGTACTTTCAGAACCTGACTGTGCTAGATCTTCGGAACACTTTTTTATTCGGGTCGATCCCGGGTGACATATGCGACTCAGGGAGTCTGGGCATTCTACAGCTGGATGGAAATTCCTTGACTGGACCCATCCCGGATGAGTTTGGAAACTGTTCATCTCTATACTTGCT GAGCATGTCCTATAATGAATTAAATGGTTCCATTCCCAAGTCCTTTGCAATGTTGAAGAAGCTGGAGATTCTGAGGCTAGAGTTCAATGAACTGAGCGGGGAGATACCAAGGGAGCTTGGCAGTTTGGAGAATCTTCTTGCTGTTAATGTTTCTTACAACAGACTGATTGGGAGGCTTCCAGTTGGGGGCATATTTCAAAGCTTGGATCAAAGTGCATTGCAGGGAAATTTGGGAATTTGTTCACCCTTGCTGAAGGGACCATGTAAGCTGAATGTATCAAAGCCGTTGGTCCTTGACCCTTACGACTTTGGCAAGCCCGTTAATGGTCAGAACCGAAGAAATGAATCTACTACAACTCCTATGCGATTCAGGCATCACATGTTCCTCAGTGTTTCAGCAATTATAGCCATCACTGCTGCTGCCTTTATTCTGATCGGGGTGGTAGTTATCAGTCTGCTAAATGTATCCGCCCGGAGGAGGCTTGCCTTCATCGATACTGCGTTGGAGAGCATGTGCTCAAGCTCATCGCGGTCTGGGAGTCCTCCGACAGGGAAGCTCATTCTTTTCGATTCAAGGGCATCCCAGGATTGGATCGCCAATCCTGAAAACCTTCTCAACAAAGCCGCTGAGATCGGCGGTGGAGTTTTTGGAACTGTATACAAGGTTTCTTTAGGAGGGGGGGCGAGAATGGTAGCCATAAAAAAGCTTGTAACTTCGAATATAATCCAGTATCCAGAAGACTTCGACAGGGAAGTTCGGATCCTTGGGAAAGCTAGGCACCAGAACCTGATATCCCTGAAAGGATACTACTGGACTCCTCAGCTGCAGCTCCTGGTTACAGATTATGCGCCTAATGGGAGCTTACAGGCGAGACTCCATGAAAGGCCTCCAACTACACCACCTCTTTCCTGGCCAAATCGGTTCAGAATAATCCTAGGGACTGCGAAGGGGCTTGCCCACTTGCACCATTCTTTCCGGCCACCCATCATCCACTACAATCTGAAACCAAGCAACATTTTACTTGATGAGAACTGCAATCCGATGATATCGGATTATGGACTAGCAAGGCTATTGACAAAGCTGGACAAGCATGTAATAAGCAGCAGGTTTCAGAGTGCATTAGGGTATGTGGCACCAGAACTAGCATGCCAGAGCTTGAGGGTAAACGAGAAATGTGATATCTATGGCTTTGGAGTGATGATCCTTGAGATAGTTACTGGTAGGAGGCCAGTGGAATATGGAGAAGACAATGTGGTGATACTGAACGATCATGTCCGGGTACTGCTTGAGCAAGGGAACGTGTTGGAGTGTGTGGACCCGAGCATGAGCGAGTACCCAGAAGAGGAGGTGTTGCCAGTTCTAAAGTTGGCCCTGGTATGCACTTCTCAGATACCTTCAAGCAGGCCTACCATGGCGGAAGTGGTGCAGATACTTCAGGTCATCAAGACCCCAATTCCACAAAGGATGGAAGCCTTCTAA